A genomic window from Macrococcus sp. 19Msa1099 includes:
- a CDS encoding IS30 family transposase, with product MAYKHLNTDELTFIESYYHQNLSVKEIAKRLKRSRQTIYNVINALKTGITALEYYQEFKQRKSNCGRHRIVLPENQSAYIREKVADGWTPDTIIGRGEHPIDCSVKTLYRMFKENVFSVQSLPMKGRRKPNGHCEKRGRQAFKRHISERIEEFPFFFQEFGHLEGDTIIGRNHGSAVITLVERISKMIITIRPQGRKADDIEDALHSMFSALPAHIFKSVTFDCGKEFSNWKTICNRHDILIFFADPGTPSQRGLNEHSNGILRRSGLDKELDFNSVTDDHIISVAQNINHRPRKSLGYKTPLEVFMSFIEDEELSSLF from the coding sequence ATGGCCTATAAACATCTTAACACGGATGAACTCACGTTCATAGAATCATATTATCATCAAAATCTTTCGGTAAAAGAAATCGCAAAGAGATTGAAACGATCAAGACAGACAATTTATAACGTAATAAATGCACTTAAGACAGGTATAACTGCACTGGAATATTACCAGGAGTTTAAGCAAAGAAAATCAAATTGTGGCAGACATAGAATAGTACTTCCAGAAAATCAGTCAGCTTATATTCGAGAAAAAGTAGCCGATGGCTGGACACCTGACACCATTATTGGCAGAGGTGAACACCCGATTGATTGTTCTGTAAAAACTCTTTATAGAATGTTTAAGGAAAACGTCTTTTCGGTACAATCTTTACCTATGAAAGGTAGAAGGAAGCCAAATGGTCATTGTGAAAAAAGAGGTAGACAGGCTTTCAAAAGACACATTTCTGAAAGAATAGAAGAGTTTCCTTTCTTCTTTCAAGAATTTGGTCATCTTGAAGGTGACACTATCATTGGCCGTAATCATGGGAGTGCTGTCATAACCTTAGTAGAAAGAATCTCTAAGATGATTATCACTATACGACCTCAAGGTCGCAAGGCAGATGATATTGAAGATGCGCTTCACTCTATGTTTTCAGCTTTACCTGCTCATATATTTAAATCGGTTACTTTCGATTGTGGTAAGGAGTTCTCCAACTGGAAAACAATCTGTAACCGACACGATATCTTGATATTCTTTGCTGACCCCGGCACTCCGTCGCAACGTGGATTGAATGAACATTCTAACGGGATACTTAGACGCAGTGGATTAGATAAAGAATTAGACTTTAATTCAGTCACTGATGATCATATCATTAGTGTTGCTCAAAATATTAATCATCGTCCCAGAAAATCGCTGGGCTATAAAACACCATTGGAAGTATTTATGAGTTTCATCGAAGATGAGGAATTGTCTAGCTTATTTTGA
- a CDS encoding JAB domain-containing protein: MKKFDEKYIYKITENKTYYRKTKQERIKLNCKDNVIDFAREEIGYCDREKLLVLGVNTKNEVMIAYVAHVGTVDASLVHPREIFKPLIENSCTAFIVIHNHPSGYADESIQDVEMARRVDKIGDMLGIGMLDALIVTDDDATSLKSKGLV; encoded by the coding sequence ATGAAAAAATTTGACGAAAAGTACATCTACAAAATCACAGAGAACAAGACGTATTACAGAAAGACAAAACAGGAACGTATAAAGCTTAACTGTAAGGACAACGTTATCGACTTCGCAAGAGAAGAAATCGGGTACTGCGACAGAGAAAAGTTGCTAGTGCTAGGTGTCAACACTAAGAATGAGGTCATGATTGCCTATGTGGCGCATGTCGGTACGGTAGATGCCTCACTTGTACACCCAAGAGAGATATTCAAGCCACTGATAGAGAACAGTTGCACAGCTTTCATAGTCATTCATAACCACCCGAGTGGCTATGCAGATGAAAGCATACAGGATGTTGAAATGGCAAGAAGAGTAGACAAAATCGGGGATATGCTTGGTATCGGGATGTTGGATGCCTTAATCGTAACTGATGATGATGCGACAAGCCTTAAGAGTAAAGGGTTAGTTTAA
- a CDS encoding TetR family transcriptional regulator C-terminal domain-containing protein, with the protein MPKIVNHEEKKHLILEIAYHNIQELGKQGTSVRSIANAAKMTPGQIRYYFPNQSALLSEILNMLTESIESNIKSIFLDRNLPLEKRIVDAILLTMPLDKKRTADMIVWLAVQKENSAIDENTMSDEIYILVQTSFELLQQANKINQSIDKEKAITKLHALIDGLALHKLYQPKQLSNTLVEQIITEEIQSWME; encoded by the coding sequence ATGCCGAAAATAGTAAATCACGAAGAGAAAAAGCACCTAATATTAGAAATTGCTTATCATAATATTCAGGAGTTAGGTAAACAAGGTACATCTGTTAGAAGTATAGCCAATGCAGCGAAAATGACACCAGGACAAATCAGGTATTACTTTCCAAACCAGTCAGCATTACTTTCAGAAATACTAAATATGCTTACTGAATCAATTGAATCAAATATCAAATCAATATTTTTGGACCGAAACTTACCTCTTGAAAAAAGAATTGTCGATGCAATATTACTAACAATGCCGCTCGATAAGAAAAGGACTGCGGATATGATTGTGTGGTTAGCGGTGCAGAAGGAAAATAGCGCAATTGATGAAAACACAATGAGTGATGAAATCTATATATTAGTACAAACATCATTTGAACTGTTGCAACAAGCCAATAAAATTAATCAGTCAATCGACAAAGAAAAAGCCATCACAAAACTGCATGCTTTAATTGATGGATTAGCGTTACATAAACTTTATCAGCCGAAACAATTATCAAACACTTTAGTAGAACAAATCATAACGGAAGAAATTCAATCATGGATGGAGTGA
- a CDS encoding AraC family transcriptional regulator, whose amino-acid sequence MGQDNINQIIEFVEENLLENYTLEDYVKRTGYSKFHLMRMFKRATGYTFYDYILSRRIAYASQYLLYTDISIIDLAFVLNFQSQEAFSRRFKSVYGLPPGKYRKLMSGLANDNKGEELMTSENIKGWTVTGTAPNLYETRLDAKVYHSGQKSALLSSKNDDATYNENTFGTLMQSISAKSYINKRVKFSAFIKTEEVDKCGVWARIDDVKYDILQFDNMMDRAIIGTNEWNYYSVVLDVSESAASMHFGVLLLGKGKVWIDQFKVEEVDLSIPNTDTLAKPQDLPSLPTNLDFEER is encoded by the coding sequence TTGGGCCAGGATAATATCAATCAGATTATTGAATTTGTTGAAGAAAACTTACTAGAAAATTATACGTTAGAGGATTATGTAAAGCGCACAGGTTATTCAAAGTTTCATTTGATGAGAATGTTCAAGAGAGCAACTGGTTATACATTTTATGATTATATTTTAAGTAGACGTATTGCTTATGCGTCACAATATTTATTGTATACCGATATTAGTATTATCGATCTGGCATTTGTACTGAACTTTCAATCTCAGGAAGCATTCTCGAGAAGGTTTAAATCAGTGTACGGCTTACCACCTGGTAAATATCGAAAATTGATGAGTGGATTAGCAAATGACAATAAGGGGGAAGAATTGATGACTTCAGAAAATATTAAGGGATGGACTGTAACCGGTACTGCACCTAATCTTTACGAAACAAGATTGGATGCAAAAGTATATCATAGTGGACAAAAGTCAGCTCTATTATCATCCAAAAATGATGATGCAACTTATAATGAGAATACTTTTGGTACATTGATGCAAAGTATCTCTGCAAAGTCTTATATTAATAAACGTGTGAAATTCTCGGCATTTATTAAGACAGAAGAGGTTGATAAATGTGGTGTCTGGGCTAGGATTGATGATGTAAAATACGATATATTGCAGTTTGATAATATGATGGATAGAGCAATTATTGGTACAAATGAATGGAACTATTATTCTGTCGTACTGGATGTTAGTGAAAGTGCGGCATCAATGCATTTTGGTGTATTGTTATTAGGTAAAGGCAAAGTATGGATCGATCAGTTTAAGGTAGAAGAAGTAGATTTATCTATTCCTAATACAGACACTTTAGCAAAGCCACAAGATTTGCCTTCATTACCAACAAACCTGGATTTTGAGGAGAGATAA
- a CDS encoding DNA-binding protein, translated as MRHAVQRLLKSNLTGYYISKHTGISQTTITYLRKEKRTLDNMTLKNMELLYQLYLDNEADIEKG; from the coding sequence ATGAGACACGCAGTACAGAGATTACTGAAATCAAACCTTACAGGGTACTATATATCAAAGCATACAGGTATCAGTCAGACGACGATTACATATCTTAGAAAAGAGAAGAGAACACTGGATAATATGACTTTAAAAAATATGGAGCTTCTTTATCAGCTTTACCTGGATAATGAAGCGGATATAGAGAAAGGATAG
- a CDS encoding helix-turn-helix domain-containing protein, with amino-acid sequence MMMNIKDLAEAEILVRKMRKPLRDELDVAIEALGILYMLEEIETDGLTALELCGLLHMSHQRLSPILKSLEIKGYVSRKRKPTDERSIVIFMNTENKENYRILKSYIEEL; translated from the coding sequence ATGATGATGAACATTAAGGATCTGGCAGAAGCAGAAATCCTGGTAAGAAAGATGAGAAAACCATTAAGAGATGAGCTAGATGTTGCTATAGAGGCATTAGGTATCTTATATATGCTAGAAGAAATTGAGACTGATGGACTTACTGCATTAGAGCTTTGTGGTTTGTTGCATATGAGTCATCAGAGACTGTCCCCGATACTAAAGAGCTTAGAAATTAAGGGGTATGTGAGTAGAAAAAGAAAACCGACAGACGAACGATCTATCGTAATATTCATGAATACAGAGAATAAAGAGAACTATAGAATACTTAAGAGCTACATAGAAGAGCTATAG
- a CDS encoding right-handed parallel beta-helix repeat-containing protein gives MNHFKGKQSKLTTLLIIIVFLFTIFTYLNSKVIYVSNTGKNHYPGTNNKPIRSINKAINMALPGTTIKIKPGIYKEAVHINKNGFPFLPIKVTGMYGKTKLIGNIDRSEKIINIRNSNYINISGLNLSNLKATNSEQTPTAINIDGHSKSIIIKNNIIHDIETDYKEGNSHGISAYGKGISNIQIVKNKLYNLKLGNSEALVLNGNINNFKVSNNQIFDNNNIGIDIIGYEGIESNDKLDKARNGTISNNRVQNNTSKHNPSYNGDQSAAGIYIDGGENIVISDNISANNDIGIEIASEHKNKNAVNILVKKNIIKNNGYTGIAIGGYNQTMGGVKKIRLLNNRLIHNDQQQQFGGEILLQYNINDLIITKNAISPNKNGYLLIKDNKSGKNINIKHNNYNLKGSNKIIWNKKEEYLR, from the coding sequence ATGAATCATTTTAAAGGCAAACAATCAAAATTAACTACGCTGCTTATAATCATAGTATTTCTTTTCACTATATTTACTTATTTAAATTCTAAAGTTATTTATGTTTCAAATACAGGTAAAAATCATTATCCAGGAACAAATAATAAACCTATAAGAAGCATTAATAAAGCTATTAATATGGCTTTACCTGGAACAACAATAAAAATCAAGCCTGGAATATATAAAGAAGCCGTACATATAAATAAAAATGGATTTCCCTTTTTACCTATAAAAGTAACAGGTATGTACGGAAAAACAAAATTAATTGGTAATATTGATAGATCTGAAAAAATAATAAATATTCGTAATTCTAACTATATAAATATATCAGGTTTAAATTTATCTAATTTAAAAGCCACTAATTCAGAACAAACACCAACTGCTATAAATATAGATGGACACTCTAAGTCTATAATAATTAAAAATAATATAATTCATGACATTGAAACAGACTATAAAGAAGGCAATAGTCATGGTATTTCTGCTTATGGTAAAGGAATATCTAACATTCAAATAGTAAAAAATAAACTATATAATTTAAAATTGGGTAATAGTGAAGCTTTAGTTTTAAATGGAAATATTAATAACTTCAAAGTATCAAACAATCAGATTTTTGATAACAACAATATTGGCATAGATATCATTGGTTATGAAGGTATTGAATCCAATGATAAATTAGACAAAGCAAGGAATGGTACAATCTCGAATAATAGAGTTCAAAACAATACAAGTAAACATAATCCTTCTTATAATGGTGATCAATCTGCTGCTGGAATATATATTGACGGTGGAGAAAATATAGTAATATCTGATAACATATCTGCTAATAATGATATAGGAATTGAAATAGCTAGCGAACATAAGAATAAAAATGCTGTAAATATTTTAGTAAAGAAAAACATTATTAAAAACAATGGCTACACTGGTATAGCAATTGGTGGTTACAACCAAACAATGGGTGGGGTAAAAAAAATTAGATTATTAAATAACAGATTAATCCATAATGACCAACAACAACAGTTTGGTGGAGAAATTTTATTGCAATACAATATAAATGATCTAATTATAACTAAAAATGCTATATCCCCTAACAAAAATGGTTACTTACTAATAAAAGATAATAAGAGTGGAAAAAATATCAATATAAAACATAATAACTACAACTTAAAAGGTAGTAATAAAATAATTTGGAATAAAAAAGAAGAATATCTACGTTAA
- a CDS encoding GrpB family protein, with amino-acid sequence MRKLEVLPYNSEWPNMFQNEKISLAQIMNDELISIHHIGSTAITILKNVI; translated from the coding sequence ATGCGCAAACTAGAAGTTCTCCCGTATAATTCTGAATGGCCAAATATGTTCCAAAATGAAAAGATATCATTAGCTCAAATTATGAACGATGAACTTATTAGTATCCATCACATCGGAAGTACAGCAATAACTATTCTGAAAAACGTAATTTAA
- a CDS encoding MobA/MobL family protein — translation MANGYYMLRVSHINRATRNIVACASYRSDDALFSERTNEKIKFRNHSVQPESFILTPENTPDWATDRERLWNEVDKIEKKNTKTKSPRLATEVLLSLPNDLERNVQRELVNNFVNDEFISRGMIADVSIHRDDINNPHAHILLTIRPLNADGTWGNKTVTRTKYDENGTPVLNKNGNKVRVQERFAELDLKNLRKNWEDKLNQFAERENSERRYDSRSFIAQGREQIAHIHLTRAEYHLEEKEKRRCKKLNIEYKPITYYGKLNKDIADYNKGLLNDVSINEEQNKKQNEFNHIVEEANNVVNFHKEAKKVLDKRIKGNAGYIEAKDTLNQLNIEASPYGRKVQNQLLKNELSIKYIRKLNEIFEKDNNKIKDYGFNPETFKDEIIVKGEELEEERYKLLKEEDIRNTNYYAGKHIYESYNALNDFIVKNMYPNNEIDLTNDEKAFVVYEAHKGNFMDYSQIEYEFKQSDYIPRTLTNKDVYMLASKDMFFAKREQKSDINNKNDSMMFNVNELFIEQKMLELNKHQYFIDDELSQLLPKNHKHLVDDLTNYSKTQLIGKLERYNNVPVDEIIEKHIADEKNENKGKKEFIQSNKLLALSNHLLYTMTQLFQSQEQEQQNQTNKKKKKEEKRMWSR, via the coding sequence ATGGCTAACGGTTATTATATGTTAAGAGTAAGTCACATCAATAGAGCAACAAGAAATATCGTCGCATGTGCTTCATATCGTTCAGATGATGCGTTATTTAGTGAGAGAACAAACGAAAAAATTAAATTCAGAAATCACTCTGTTCAGCCAGAAAGCTTTATTCTTACTCCTGAAAATACTCCTGATTGGGCAACAGATCGTGAAAGACTTTGGAATGAAGTTGATAAGATTGAAAAGAAGAATACGAAGACAAAATCACCTAGACTTGCGACAGAAGTCTTATTAAGTCTGCCTAACGATCTAGAAAGAAATGTACAAAGAGAGCTGGTAAATAATTTTGTAAATGATGAATTTATTTCAAGAGGAATGATTGCAGATGTTAGTATTCATAGGGATGATATTAACAATCCTCACGCTCATATTTTGCTTACAATTAGACCATTAAATGCTGACGGTACTTGGGGTAATAAGACCGTTACTAGAACAAAATATGATGAAAATGGTACTCCAGTATTAAATAAAAATGGTAATAAAGTGAGAGTACAAGAACGCTTTGCTGAATTAGATTTAAAAAATTTACGTAAAAATTGGGAAGATAAATTAAATCAATTTGCTGAAAGAGAGAATAGTGAAAGACGATATGATTCAAGAAGTTTTATAGCTCAGGGTCGTGAACAAATAGCACACATACATCTTACTAGAGCTGAATATCACCTAGAAGAGAAAGAAAAAAGAAGATGTAAAAAATTAAATATTGAATATAAACCTATTACCTATTATGGCAAACTAAACAAAGATATTGCCGATTATAATAAAGGTTTATTAAATGATGTTTCTATCAATGAAGAACAAAACAAAAAACAGAATGAATTTAATCATATTGTTGAAGAAGCAAATAATGTTGTCAATTTCCATAAAGAAGCTAAGAAAGTTCTAGATAAAAGAATTAAAGGTAATGCTGGATATATTGAAGCTAAAGATACCTTAAATCAATTGAATATTGAAGCTTCACCTTACGGAAGGAAAGTACAAAATCAATTATTAAAGAATGAATTATCTATCAAATATATAAGAAAACTAAACGAAATTTTTGAAAAAGATAATAATAAAATTAAAGACTATGGTTTTAATCCTGAAACATTTAAAGATGAAATTATAGTAAAGGGTGAAGAATTAGAGGAAGAAAGATATAAATTATTAAAAGAAGAAGATATTAGAAACACGAATTACTATGCTGGTAAACATATATATGAATCATACAATGCGTTAAATGATTTTATAGTAAAAAATATGTATCCTAACAATGAAATTGATCTAACAAATGATGAAAAAGCATTTGTAGTATATGAAGCACATAAAGGTAACTTTATGGATTATAGTCAGATAGAATATGAATTTAAACAGTCAGATTATATACCTAGAACTTTAACGAATAAAGATGTATATATGTTAGCTAGTAAGGATATGTTCTTTGCGAAAAGAGAACAAAAATCTGATATAAATAATAAAAATGATTCCATGATGTTTAATGTAAATGAGTTATTCATTGAACAAAAAATGTTGGAACTTAATAAACATCAATACTTTATTGATGATGAACTATCTCAATTATTACCTAAAAATCATAAACATTTAGTAGATGATCTGACTAATTACAGTAAAACGCAATTAATTGGAAAATTAGAAAGATATAATAATGTTCCAGTAGATGAAATCATAGAAAAACATATAGCTGATGAAAAAAATGAAAATAAAGGTAAAAAAGAATTTATTCAAAGTAATAAATTATTAGCATTATCAAATCATTTATTATATACGATGACACAGCTATTCCAGTCACAAGAACAAGAACAACAAAATCAAACTAATAAGAAGAAAAAGAAAGAAGAAAAGAGAATGTGGAGTAGATAA
- a CDS encoding GrpB family protein, translating into MRKLEIAPYNPAWTNMFKNEAQALTEVLSAEIIGINHIGSTSVPNLYAKPIIDILITVKDISKLDNYNNMLAEMGYEAMGENGISGRRYFQKGRDDRTHHLHVYEIGNQHVHRHLAFKDYLINHPNEVEDYGQLKLKLTNDNNTTIDEYIRGKNDFVQALEERALNWHKNNN; encoded by the coding sequence ATGCGTAAACTTGAAATAGCACCATACAACCCCGCTTGGACAAACATGTTTAAAAATGAAGCTCAAGCACTCACGGAAGTACTTTCAGCTGAAATCATTGGTATAAATCATATAGGCAGTACTTCGGTTCCTAATTTATATGCTAAACCTATTATAGACATACTAATAACCGTTAAAGATATTAGTAAATTAGATAATTATAATAATATGTTAGCGGAAATGGGATATGAGGCGATGGGCGAAAACGGAATTTCTGGGCGTCGATATTTTCAAAAAGGCAGGGATGATAGAACTCATCATTTACATGTATATGAAATAGGAAATCAACATGTTCATCGCCATTTAGCTTTTAAAGATTACTTAATCAATCATCCAAATGAAGTTGAGGATTATGGACAATTAAAACTAAAGCTGACTAATGATAACAATACAACTATTGATGAATATATTAGAGGAAAAAATGACTTTGTCCAAGCACTAGAAGAACGAGCACTGAATTGGCATAAGAATAATAATTGA
- a CDS encoding IS30 family transposase has translation MAYKHLNTDELTFIESYYHQNLSVKEIAKRLKRSRQTIYNVINALKTGITALEYYQEFKQRKSNCGRHRIVLPENQSAYIREKVADGWTPDTIIGRGEHPIDCSVKTLYRMFKENVFSVQSLPMKGRRKPNGHCEKRGRQAFKRHISERIEEFPFFFQEFGHLEGDTIIGRNHGSAVITLVERISKMIITIRPQGRKADDIEDALHSMFSALPAHIFKSITFDCGKEFSNWKTICNRHDISIFFADPGTPSQRGLNEHSNGILRRSGLDKELDFNSVTDDHIISVAQNINHRPRKSLGYKTPLEVFMSFIEDEKLSSLF, from the coding sequence ATGGCCTATAAACATCTTAACACGGATGAACTCACGTTCATAGAATCATATTATCATCAAAATCTTTCGGTAAAAGAAATCGCAAAGAGATTGAAACGATCAAGACAGACAATTTATAACGTAATAAATGCACTTAAGACAGGTATAACTGCACTGGAATATTACCAGGAGTTTAAGCAAAGAAAATCAAATTGTGGCAGACATAGAATAGTACTTCCAGAAAATCAGTCAGCTTATATTCGAGAAAAAGTAGCCGATGGCTGGACACCTGACACCATTATTGGCAGAGGTGAACACCCGATTGATTGTTCTGTAAAAACTCTTTATAGAATGTTTAAGGAAAACGTCTTTTCGGTACAATCTTTACCTATGAAAGGTAGAAGGAAGCCAAATGGTCATTGTGAAAAAAGAGGTAGACAGGCTTTCAAAAGACACATTTCTGAAAGAATAGAAGAGTTTCCTTTCTTCTTTCAAGAATTTGGTCATCTTGAAGGTGACACTATCATTGGCCGTAATCATGGGAGTGCTGTCATAACCTTAGTAGAAAGGATCTCTAAGATGATTATCACTATACGACCTCAAGGTCGCAAGGCAGATGATATTGAAGATGCGCTTCACTCTATGTTTTCAGCTTTACCTGCTCATATATTTAAATCGATTACTTTCGATTGTGGTAAGGAGTTCTCCAACTGGAAAACAATCTGTAACCGACACGATATCTCGATATTCTTTGCCGACCCCGGCACTCCGTCGCAACGTGGATTGAATGAACATTCTAACGGGATACTTAGACGCAGTGGATTAGATAAAGAATTAGACTTTAATTCAGTCACTGATGATCATATCATTAGTGTTGCTCAAAATATTAATCATCGTCCCAGAAAATCGCTGGGCTATAAAACACCATTGGAAGTATTTATGAGTTTCATCGAAGATGAGAAATTGTCTAGCTTATTTTGA
- a CDS encoding IS30 family transposase, which produces MTHLNGTTNHIKGKHLTEFERHQIQILKSENYSNRAIAKILNRAPQTINNEINRGTVKQIKRIVSNSKEYFYDYECYFPDVAQLKYETNRMNSCRTPKHQLSHAFIDWADKMMLNKKWSPDVVIAYAKKNNIFCDSIIPCVSTLYNWIERGIMKTSNIDLIEKISRKPNTNRRPSRKNKKVLGKSIEDRSHEINSRDVFGHWEIDTVIGSKLKNERALLTLVERQTRYEIIVPIKSKNNDAVTLALSQLKDQLDNSFSRIFKSITSDNGSEFSDLTETLPDTEIYFTHPYSSWERGTKENHHKFIRRIIPKGISMESVSDEIIYRIQNWMNNYPRKILDYETPKYLFLKSLKSEGLLSEPLSYYLY; this is translated from the coding sequence ATGACTCATCTAAATGGTACCACTAATCATATTAAAGGAAAACACTTAACTGAATTTGAAAGACATCAAATTCAGATTTTGAAGAGTGAAAATTATTCAAATCGTGCTATTGCTAAAATTTTGAATAGAGCACCTCAAACGATTAACAATGAGATCAATAGAGGAACTGTTAAACAAATTAAGCGCATAGTTTCTAATAGTAAAGAATATTTTTATGATTATGAATGCTATTTCCCTGATGTTGCTCAACTTAAATATGAAACAAATCGTATGAATTCTTGCAGGACACCAAAACATCAGTTATCTCATGCTTTTATTGATTGGGCTGATAAGATGATGTTGAATAAAAAATGGTCTCCCGATGTTGTAATAGCCTATGCTAAAAAGAATAATATTTTTTGTGATTCTATTATTCCTTGTGTTTCAACACTATATAACTGGATTGAAAGAGGAATTATGAAGACCTCTAATATCGACCTTATAGAGAAGATATCACGAAAACCAAATACAAATAGAAGACCTAGTCGAAAAAATAAAAAAGTATTAGGAAAATCTATCGAAGATAGAAGTCACGAAATCAATTCTAGAGATGTCTTTGGTCATTGGGAAATAGATACTGTTATTGGTTCTAAACTTAAAAACGAAAGAGCGTTACTTACACTTGTTGAAAGACAGACACGATATGAAATCATCGTTCCTATTAAAAGTAAAAATAATGATGCTGTCACATTAGCATTAAGTCAATTAAAAGATCAATTAGATAATTCATTTTCACGAATATTCAAGTCTATTACTTCTGATAACGGATCAGAGTTCAGTGACCTTACGGAGACACTACCTGACACTGAAATATACTTTACGCACCCTTATTCATCATGGGAACGAGGTACTAAAGAAAACCATCATAAATTCATTAGACGGATAATCCCTAAAGGAATCAGTATGGAATCAGTATCTGATGAGATAATTTATCGTATCCAAAACTGGATGAACAATTATCCCAGAAAAATTCTAGATTATGAAACACCTAAATACCTGTTTCTGAAGTCACTAAAATCCGAAGGATTATTAAGTGAACCATTAAGCTACTATCTCTATTAA